Proteins encoded within one genomic window of Streptomyces sp. NBC_01314:
- a CDS encoding ISAs1 family transposase encodes MADLRLYFDSVPDPRSRRGRWYSLTAILLVCACAVVSGARSIDELAEWGQRASNGLLTVIGIRRHLLRWRRTPSPATIGRVLGAVDGDALDRAVGAYLADRHRAATEPAQAPSPSASGPSRVIAVDGKALRGSARLTATRRHLLSAVTHGTVVTLAQVEVGAKTNETTHFQPLLAPLDLAGAVVTFDALHSVKANISWLVEAKKAHYIAVIKTNQPTAHSQLAALPWWDIAVQYTASASGHGRRESRSIKTCAVADELGGIAFPHARLAIRVHRRRKQTGKRETRESGYAVTSLDAHQAGPADLAAAIRGHWGVENSSHHIRDVTFAEDASTVHAGTAPRAMATLRNLAIGVLKTLGADNIAKTTRAIRDEPQRALPILGITNGPDTYGT; translated from the coding sequence GTGGCTGACCTGCGCCTGTACTTCGACTCGGTGCCCGACCCGCGCTCCCGGCGGGGCCGGTGGTACTCGCTGACCGCCATCCTGCTGGTGTGTGCCTGCGCGGTCGTCTCGGGAGCGAGGAGCATCGACGAACTCGCCGAGTGGGGCCAGCGTGCTTCGAACGGACTCCTGACAGTCATTGGGATCCGGCGCCACCTGCTCAGATGGCGGCGCACTCCGTCGCCGGCCACGATCGGCCGTGTGCTGGGGGCTGTTGACGGTGACGCCCTGGACCGGGCGGTGGGCGCCTACCTGGCCGACCGGCATCGCGCTGCCACCGAGCCGGCCCAGGCGCCGTCGCCGTCCGCGTCCGGGCCCTCGCGCGTGATCGCTGTCGACGGCAAAGCACTCAGGGGATCAGCCCGCCTCACCGCGACGCGCCGGCATCTGCTCTCCGCGGTCACTCACGGCACCGTCGTGACCCTCGCCCAGGTGGAGGTCGGCGCGAAGACGAACGAAACCACGCACTTCCAACCGCTCCTGGCACCGCTGGACCTGGCCGGCGCCGTCGTCACCTTCGACGCCCTGCACTCGGTCAAGGCGAACATCTCCTGGCTGGTCGAGGCCAAGAAGGCCCACTACATCGCCGTGATCAAGACCAACCAGCCGACCGCCCACAGCCAGCTCGCAGCCCTGCCGTGGTGGGACATCGCTGTCCAGTACACCGCCTCCGCCTCCGGACACGGCAGGCGCGAGTCCCGCTCGATCAAGACCTGCGCCGTCGCGGACGAACTCGGCGGAATCGCCTTTCCTCACGCCCGCCTGGCCATCCGCGTCCACCGCCGCCGCAAGCAGACCGGCAAGCGCGAGACCCGTGAGAGTGGCTACGCCGTCACCAGCCTCGACGCCCACCAGGCCGGCCCCGCCGACCTGGCCGCCGCGATTCGCGGGCACTGGGGAGTGGAGAACTCCTCGCACCACATCAGGGACGTCACCTTCGCCGAGGACGCCTCCACCGTCCACGCCGGAACCGCACCACGAGCCATGGCGACCCTCCGCAACCTCGCCATCGGCGTGCTGAAAACCCTCGGAGCCGACAACATCGCCAAGACCACCCGCGCGATCCGCGACGAGCCCCAACGAGCACTCCCCATCCTGGGCATCACCAACGGTCCGGACACCTACGGAACTTGA
- a CDS encoding non-canonical purine NTP pyrophosphatase, which produces MPGIKVAMCTGNPGKFRTAQEHLAPWGIAVEQVALELDEIQTTSVAEIAQHKARQAFAILGRPLFVEDSGFYIEEFGGWPGPMVKQALEAFGPGGFTHLADLTEKRTCRFASAAVYVDARGELRTFADDSRKPGSIASAPDRGDGPRSWSDLWSIFVPEGATSTLAALPAAEQEQVFAEWRADSVVAAMGAWLSGRR; this is translated from the coding sequence ATGCCGGGTATCAAGGTCGCGATGTGTACGGGGAATCCGGGCAAGTTCCGTACGGCTCAGGAGCATCTCGCGCCTTGGGGTATTGCGGTGGAGCAGGTGGCGTTGGAGCTGGACGAGATCCAGACCACGTCCGTCGCGGAAATCGCCCAGCACAAGGCCCGGCAGGCCTTCGCGATCCTCGGGCGACCGCTGTTCGTCGAGGACTCGGGGTTCTACATCGAGGAGTTCGGGGGCTGGCCGGGGCCCATGGTCAAGCAGGCCCTCGAAGCCTTCGGGCCCGGCGGATTCACGCACCTCGCAGACCTCACGGAGAAACGGACGTGCCGCTTCGCGAGTGCCGCCGTGTACGTCGACGCGCGAGGCGAACTCCGCACCTTCGCGGATGACTCCCGGAAGCCGGGCTCCATCGCCTCTGCCCCCGATCGCGGTGATGGGCCGCGGTCCTGGTCGGATCTGTGGTCGATCTTCGTCCCCGAGGGCGCCACGTCGACGCTCGCGGCCCTGCCGGCCGCTGAACAGGAGCAGGTGTTCGCCGAGTGGCGGGCGGACTCGGTGGTTGCCGCGATGGGAGCCTGGCTGTCTGGGCGCCGATGA